Proteins encoded together in one Xenopus laevis strain J_2021 chromosome 6L, Xenopus_laevis_v10.1, whole genome shotgun sequence window:
- the znf605.L gene encoding uncharacterized protein znf605.L, which translates to MQGKERSATALDGCVTTRQRLSSTTNQEPDVALMSASDTQQYLCIECNETFSSKVQLSSHRQSHVAKKPFMCSYCGRGFHHQIFLQVHERSHGGGATSDYLTAAKPSATRVISTRSCRTVAPLTSDCVNVQPIPSKPELLLNSLVQFRKGHGSQQSPAPIECVTRLSRSQAQPCAQRKDSAEKRSSLEFRVSRFSDTTVHLMDAFGNSIELLTEVFSTHTMNGPQQAPATGTHVLSSVDSTPCEQRTDRTQQEKNDGETLTSTNLQSHMPPQLVPHTDTPTVCPVETDVGKMESNLSPGVVVCSAAPSITTAETPMHMESGRLTSGDPALPIETLDDPIETLDDPIDDPIETLDDPIDDPIETLDDSLSKGTEPISVPHVLPYQVSTELDSSLDGITVSSPPTYSQSVLPSKGHDGPGTNSTKQTDSVPGMDSLEETCNFLVPSEQKQKGSLLAEGTSVLQAEDVRVPGTAQAGGLPEYQEREAPTDHSEQVGEIDACTVCISALRTDIAITSELDSQSDMGNGDHKNMLGQNTQSGVKGVSLVPVNIEKLPSHETFIDLKQSLVQDAHHSAATVQGTDSSLGTETTSAKVGVGHRQRQDLPCERSAQLVDDGSLLKPHLETGAGDASQLETAENAQAPPTKKDDYMLIHQNAAASLFCQEPESQGKDDQVSTTYRHGQDLRSPEPDRTTTHAESLNPSIVDHDYSDQRRTLEDSPVEMARHYGPGQYDESQIISGIHDVLPIGEEKNNTPIGGHSEQEQHSLDKRPDLQEGILRNVEKYTESGTAETALIVTREGETGATGVSQSHGIDIMDLALTGVQPERTEGNEDISRWVSPMDASSQEKVIMHEIEKGTIPQTDSLAAFIPTEAALNCVGERSLDKSAPPKRKEGNNADVALSASVSDEVEQEGSVPCLTCGEHMNGNKSPSHVCSNFSKSSMTVMENKSIEMIPADVKQDLDSATEPHSVEPEEPNAKVNKMYNCPKCDKTFRLPVLLAGHMKCHTSHLCITCGSPMPHKYKMKRLARKCQQCIQNTIVKRQEKRLLFTRYSEEEDMITSGTKFSTDLNEDSDLTLPCAPNTEDVLGADSEIELTQLKRPHVRQRAKSADGSLGMDPNAEHSEVRKKRGRQPTKGNVLPATVPKVYKCLQCGVSFLQCMFIVKHMKEHFMAQTQPCKCYLIVRQGGKQTLKQCKMCRQHTKSTALDASQLTDSASDQNLQTPISSPKKIIKRGRKGDVSFQRAGNKKIPQKRGKYARKSMAPVRECHDEPRLEEESQIPPLEGDAELMSTCWEKSFGEESVPGRGTDKRSEDLLLQPHVCDVCGKAFRLHRYLQLHIVTHTGTPCESCGCLFRFKRRAGRHSKKCRLCRMKGKEQGVLCDAILELSPPELPKAHKAKVLSSLPHGKQSKMLAKFKAPKQAKLNKAFKEKKLQLLKGPPGQSKKRKLSSVQLEKSRKKLKSIEVLSPPTPKKRGRPPRKQSADSMLSTVNSLAIKSEGKSVVVSDDGLHPIETTKSSLSGDDKSDEVPTYKNLPTMSIKEEPNASEISSFQCSECGQNFPYKHLLDNHIQTHTGDRPYACSDCDKSFAKINHLTIHRRVHTGVRPHVCSVCQSSFRQKSSLLAHRYTHTNQPPLLVTSYECSVCLKEFKQSSDLEAHECILPVELPVQCKECERVFTNKGRLAVHSRVHTVQTSYPCPICNRSFIYKANLDRHQQKHKGEKPFSCAKCGVSFARRKTLERHKLAHGKKGLFSCIHCKKYFLLQTWLFRHLKICQGVNKGKVLKVQKRKRIKEDVEVSSTVSSEEVEKKMIKVENKEQKIKKLMKSKVLGEAKLKSKAAEGSKEEKLKAKAAKAEKGALKKKLTEGGQGEASSEASSVEEEKKRPNEDNGKKDKKQEQIKGQREFPEGANGDAQPKVKGAAPAEKGLLNEEKQKAKSAKKDMLGEEKQKAKSATTAKRESDGEEKQNVRVAAPTNKELLGEEKPIGKGATTTKKESEEEKQKARNFIPAKKELIVDEKQKTKCTPPAKKPRLESSPKVATPERMRKEGGKGKEPQGKLQSKK; encoded by the coding sequence ATGCAGGGGAAAGAGAGAAGCGCCACGGCACTTGATGGATGTGTTACCACCCGCCAGAGACTCTCCTCAACCACAAATCAAGAGCCTGATGTGGCCCTGATGAGTGCGAGTGACACACAGCAATACTTGTGCATAGAGTGCAATGAGACCTTCAGTAGTAAAGTGCAGCTCAGCTCCCACCGACAGAGCCACGTGGCCAAGAAGCCTTTCATGTGCTCCTACTGTGGGAGGGGCTTCCACCACCAGATCTTCCTGCAGGTGCACGAGAGGAGTCACGGGGGAGGGGCAACTTCTGACTATTTAACTGCAGCCAAACCGAGTGCCACACGGGTCATATCCACAAGGAGCTGTCGGACTGTTGCCCCTTTAACCTCTGACTGTGTAAATGTCCAGCCCATCCCAAGCAAACCTGAGCTCTTACTCAACTCCCTGGTGCAGTTCAGAAAGGGGCATGGAAGCCAGCAGAGCCCCGCCCCCATAGAATGTGTCACCCGACTCAGCAGGAGCCAGGCCCAGCCCTGTGCCCAGAGGAAGGATTCAGCAGAGAAAAGAAGTTCCCTTGAGTTTCGGGTTTCCAGATTCTCCGACACCACGGTCCACTTGATGGATGCGTTTGGGAACTCCATAGAACTGCTAACGGAAGTGTTCAGCACCCACACAATGAATGGGCCCCAACAAGCCCCTGCCACAGGGACACATGTGCTCTCATCTGTGGACTCCACTCCCTGTGAGCAAAGAACTGACAGAACCCAGCAAGAAAAGAACGATGGAGAAACACTCACCTCAACCAATCTCCAGTCACATATGCCCCCTCAGCTTGTGCCCCACACTGACACCCCAACTGTTTGTCCTGTAGAAACAGATGTTGGTAAAATGGAATCCAACCTCTCCCCAGGGGTGGTTGTGTGCAGTGCTGCCCCCAGTATAACCACCGCAGAGACCCCCATGCACATGGAGTCAGGGAGGCTGACCAGTGGTGACCCAGCACTACCAATAGAGACACTTGATGATCCAATAGAGACACTAGATGATCCAATAGATGATCCAATAGAGACACTAGATGATCCAATAGATGATCCAATAGAGACACTAGATGATTCACTCTCTAAAGGGACAGAACCAATAAGTGTACCCCATGTTTTACCTTATCAGGTCAGTACAGAACTGGACAGTTCTCTGGATGGCATAACTGTATCCTCACCACCTACCTATTCCCAGTCTGTACTCCCTTCCAAGGGGCATGATGGTCCTGGTACCAACAGCACGAAGCAAACCGATTCTGTCCCGGGAATGGATTCTCTGGAAGAGACTTGTAACTTTCTTGTACCCTCTGAGCAGAAACAGAAAGGCAGCTTATTAGCTGAAGGTACCAGTGTGTTGCAAGCAGAGGATGTGAGAGTGCCAGGCACTGCCCAGGCTGGGGGGTTACCAGAATACCAAGAGAGGGAGGCTCCCACTGACCATTCAGAACAGGTTGGTGAGATAGACGCATGTACTGTTTGCATCTCCGCTCTCAGGACTGACATAGCGATAACATCAGAACTAGACTCCCAGTCAGACATGGGCAATGGGGACCACAAAAATATGCTGGGGCAGAACACACAGTCTGGGGTAAAAGGTGTGAGCCTTGTACCAGTTAATATCGAAAAACTCCCTTCCCATGAGACATTCATAGACCTGAAACAGTCTCTTGTGCAAGATGCACACCACTCTGCAGCTACTGTCCAAGGCACTGATTCCAGCCTTGGCACTGAGACCACTTCAGCAAAGGTTGGTGTCGGTCATCGGCAACGACAAGACTTGCCATGTGAGAGAAGTGCACAACTAGTGGATGATGGGAGTTTGCTGAAGCCTCACCTAGAGACTGGTGCTGGAGATGCCTCACAGTTAGAAACTGCCGAGAACGCTCAGGCTCCTCCCACAAAGAAAGATGATTATATGCTGATCCATCAAAATGCTGCTGCCTCTCTGTTTTGCCAGGAACCAGAAAGTCAGGGCAAGGATGACCAAGTTTCAACCACTTACAGACATGGCCAAGACCTAAGATCTCCAGAGCCTGACAGGACTACAACTCATGCAGAAAGCTTGAACCCATCCATTGTAGATCATGACTACAGTGACCAAAGAAGAACTCTAGAAGACAGCCCAGTGGAGATGGCAAGACATTATGGTCCTGGTCAGTATGATGAAAGTCAAATTATTAGTGGTATTCATGATGTGCTGCCTATAGGAGAAGAGAAGAACAATACTCCGATTGGTGGGCATAGTGAGCAGGAACAGCATTCCCTGGATAAAAGGCCTGATTTACAAGAAGGCATTTTACGAAATGTTGAGAAATATACAGAGAGTGGGACTGCTGAAACTGCACTCATTGTAACAAGGGAGGGGGAAACTGGGGCTACAGGGGTCTCTCAATCCCATGGCATTGACATTATGGACTTGGCATTAACAGGGGTACAGCCTGAGAGAACTGAAGGGAATGAAGATATCTCCAGGTGGGTCTCTCCTATGGATGCCTCATCCCAAGAGAAGGTAATCATGCATGAAATAGAGAAGGGGACAATCCCCCAAACTGACTCTTTAGCAGCATTTATCCCAACTGAAGCAGCATTGAACTGTGTAGGTGAGAGGAGTCTTGATAAAAGTGCCCCACCAAAGAGGAAAGAGGGAAATAATGCCGATGTTGCACTTAGTGCCTCTGTTTCTGATGAAGTGGAGCAGGAAGGGTCAGTCCCTTGTTTGACATGTGGGGAACACATGAATGGAAACAAGTCTCCTTCACACGTCTGTTCCAACTTCTCCAAGAGCTCTATGACTGTGATGGAGAACAAAAGCATTGAGATGATTCCTGCTGATGTGAAACAAGATCTGGATTCTGCCACAGAACCTCACAGTGTGGAGCCTGAGGAACCCAATGCAAAAGTCAACAAGATGTACAACTGCCCAAAGTGTGACAAAACCTTCAGGCTTCCTGTACTTCTGGCCGGCCACATGAAATGTCATACATCACACCTGTGCATTACGTGTGGCTCCCCCATGCCACACAAGTATAAAATGAAACGGCTAGCCAGAAAGTGTCAGCAGTGCATTCAGAACACCATTGTGAAAAGGCAAGAGAAACGTCTACTTTTCACGCGCTACTCGGAAGAAGAGGACATGATAACTTCTGGCACAAAGTTCTCAACAGACCTTAATGAGGACTCGGACCTCACCCTTCCATGTGCCCCCAATACAGAAGACGTGTTGGGTGCCGATTCAGAGATAGAATTAACACAGCTGAAACGTCCGCACGTGAGGCAAAGAGCTAAATCAGCTGATGGCTCCCTTGGCATGGACCCCAATGCAGAACATTCAGAGGTTCGGAAGAAGAGAGGTAGGCAACCAACAAAGGGCAATGTTCTTCCTGCCACTGTCCCCAAAGTGTACAAGTGCTTGCAGTGCGGTGTGTCATTCCTCCAGTGTATGTTCATAGTGAAGCACATGAAGGAACATTTTATGGCACAGACTCAGCCCTGCAAGTGCTATTTAATTGTCCGACAGGGAGGAAAGCAGACCCTGAAGCAATGCAAGATGTGCCGGCAACATACTAAGAGCACAGCATTGGATGCATCACAGCTCACAGATTCTGCCTCCGACCAGAACCTTCAGACTCCCATTTCAAGTCCCAAAAAGATCATTAAGCGAGGAAGAAAGGGGGATGTGTCCTTCCAGAGAGCAGGCAACAAAAAAATCCCCCAGAAGAGAGGAAAATATGCTCGCAAGTCCATGGCTCCTGTGAGAGAGTGCCATGATGAGCCTCGTCTTGAGGAGGAAAGCCAGATTCCACCATTGGAAGGAGATGCAGAGTTAATGTCCACTTGCTGGGAAAAATCTTTTGGTGAGGAAAGCGTTCCAGGCAGAGGTACAGACAAGCGATCCGAAGACTTGCTTCTTCAGCCACACGTGTGTGATGTGTGCGGCAAGGCCTTCCGGCTGCATCGATACCTTCAGCTCCACATCGTCACGCATACAGGGACTCCATGTGAGTCTTGTGGCTGCCTGTTCCGCTTTAAGCGAAGAGCTGGACGACACTCCAAGAAATGTCGTTTGTGCCGGATGAAGGGTAAAGAGCAGGGAGTTCTGTGTGACGCCATACTCGAACTGAGTCCGCCTGAGTTACCTAAAGCTCACAAAGCTAAAGTCTTGAGCTCTTTGCCCCACGGCAAGCAGTCCAAAATGCTGGCAAAATTCAAAGCACCCAAACAGGCTAAACTCAATAAagcatttaaagaaaagaaattgcagCTCTTAAAAGGGCCACCGGGTCAATCCAAGAAGAGGAAACTGAGCTCCGTGCAACTGGAGAAAAGCAGAAAGAAGCTAAAGAGTATTGAAGTCCTTTCTCCACCCACACCCAAAAAGAGGGGACGGCCCCCCAGAAAACAGTCGGCAGACAGCATGCTCTCAACGGTAAATTCGCTTGCTATTAAATCGGAAGGCAAGTCTGTTGTGGTTAGTGATGATGGGCTACACCCCATAGAAACCACTAAAAGTTCTCTTAGTGGAGATGATAAATCTGATGAAGTGCCGACCTACAAAAACCTACCCACCATGTCCATAAAGGAAGAGCCAAATGCATCTGAAATATCAAGTTTCCAGTGCTCCGAGTGTGGGCAGAACTTTCCTTATAAGCATTTACTGGATAATCACATTCAGACTCATACGGGGGACCGCCCTTATGCATGCTCCGACTGTGACAAGAGCTTTGCAAAGATAAACCACCTGACTATCCACAGGCGTGTGCACACAGGGGTACGTCCTCATGTCTGTTCAGTGTGTCAAAGCAGTTTCCGGCAGAAATCTAGTCTTCTGGCTCATCGCTATACACACACCAACCAACCACCCCTCCTGGTCACCTCGTATGAATGTTCTGTCTGCCTTAAAGAATTCAAGCAAAGCAGCGACCTGGAGGCCCATGAATGCATTCTACCCGTAGAGCTTCCTGTCCAGTGCAAGGAATGTGAGCGAGTTTTTACCAACAAGGGCAGGCTTGCAGTGCATAGCAGGGTGCACACCGTGCAGACATCATACCCTTGCCCCATATGTAACAGAAGCTTTATTTACAAGGCAAACTTAGATCGGCATCAGCAGAAGCATAAAGGAGAAAAGCCATTCTCTTGTGCAAAGTGTGGAGTCAGCTTCGCTCGGCGTAAGACCTTGGAACGTCACAAGCTTGCCCATGGTAAGAAAGGTCTCTTTTCCTGTATCCACTGCAAAAAGTACTTCCTTCTCCAGACCTGGCTTTTCCGGCACCTGAAAATCTGCCAAGGTGTGAATAAAGGAAAGGTTCTGAAGGTCCAGAAAAGGAAGAGGATTAAGGAAGATGTAGAAGTCTCCAGCACGGTCTCCTCCGAAGAAGTTGAGAAAAAGATGATCAAGGTTGAGAACaaagagcaaaaaataaaaaaactaatgaaAAGCAAAGTACTAGGTGAAGCCAAGCTCAAGTCAAAAGCAGCAGAAGGCAGCAAGGAAGAGAAGCTCAAAGCCAAGGCAGCAAAAGCAGAGAAAGGAGCGCTGAAGAAAAAGCTGACTGAAGGTGGTCAAGGAGAAGCAAGTAGTGAAGCAAGTAGTGTGGAAGAAGAGAAAAAGAGGCCAAATGAAGACAAtggaaagaaagacaaaaaacaGGAGCAGATAAAGGGGCAAAGGGAGTTTCCAGAAGGAGCAAACGGTGATGCACAACCAAAAGTTAAAGGTGCTGCCCCTGCAGAAAAAGGGCTGCTAAATGAAGAAAAGCAGAAGGCCAAAAGTGCTAAAAAGGATATGCTAGGGGAGGAGAAGCAGAAGGCCAAAAGTGCTACTACTGCTAAAAGGGAGTCCGATGGGGAGGAGAAGCAGAATGTTAGAGTGGCTGCTCCCACAAATAAGGAGCTGCTTGGTGAAGAGAAGCCAATCGGCAAAGGTGCCACCACCACAAAGAAGGAATCGGAAGAAGAAAAGCAGAAGGCCAGAAACTTCATTCCAGCAAAGAAGGAACTAATTGTAGATGAAAAGCAGAAGACCAAATGCACGCCCCCTGCAAAAAAGCCACGCCTTGAGAGCAGCCCCAAGGTGGCAACCCCTGAGAGGAtgaggaaggagggagggaaggGCAAGGAACCCCAAGGGAAGCTTCAAAGCAAGAAGTGA
- the LOC108704643 gene encoding kelch-like protein 10: MEESVRDREIFNELRQEGRLCDVIISVGSVSFSAHKIILCGCSCYFRQLFTGSWSEPKRWHFTIPGLSPEMMRLILDFAYTGVVVVTADNVEELFVAADQFNIMGMVRACMDFMGSQLHPENCLGIWKFTQYYLCPELGQKAHTYLLRHFQQVASASHEFCTVAPEDLAEMIESDELNVQQEEALFQLIVQWIKVEPETRRHSISTLLPKVRLALIATDYLLNTVQEHEYVKLSGPCQSLITNALRLRYSLNMNGPSASDFKNPLTRPRLPYNILFAIGGWSGRSPTSAIEVYDVQADRWTEFEGHSPRAYHGAVFLGGFIYVMGGFDSADYFNSVKRFSLAQKTWEEVSPMHTRRCYLSVAVLDGYIYAMGGFDGYVRLNTAERYEPHTNQWSLIGTMHEQRSDASATVLHAKVYICGGFNGNECLSTAEVYSPDTNQWTLIAPMSSRRSGVGVITFGNQIYAVGGFDGSDRLNSAEYYDPAYNSWSDAPPMFNTRSNFGIEVLGNRLYVMGGFNGATTTCNVEYLDEKANEWFDATDMSVFRSALSCCVLPGVPDVWDFLQRPDHLQSSPDQ, translated from the exons ATGGAGGAGAGTGTCAGGGACAGAGAAATCTTTAATGAGCTGCGCCAGGAGGGGAGACTGTGTGACGTGATTATCAGTGTGGGAAGTGTCAGCTTTAGTGCCCATAAAATCATCCTGTGCGGCTGCAGCTGCTACTTCAG ACAGTTGTTCACGGGCTCTTGGAGTGAGCCAAAGAGATGGCACTTCACTATTCCCGGCCTCTCGCCAGAGATGATGAGACTGATCTTGGATTTCGCTTACACGGGGGTCGTGGTTGTCACCGCAGACAACGTGGAGGAGCTGTTTGTCGCCGCAGATCAGTTTAACATTATGGGCATGGTCAGAGCCTGCATGGACTTCATGGGGTCCCAGCTGCACCCCGAGAACTGCCTGGGCATCTGGAAGTTCACCCAGTATTACTTGTGCCCGGAGTTGGGCCAGAAAGCCCACACCTACCTTCTGCGCCACTTCCAACAGGTAGCGAGCGCGTCGCACGAGTTCTGCACTGTGGCCCCCGAGGATCTGGCAGAGATGATTGAGTCCGACGAGCTCAATGTCCAACAGGAGGAGGCGCTGTTTCAGCTCATTGTGCAGTGGATCAAAGTGGAGCCAGAGACCCGCAGACACTCCATCTCTACTCTCCTGCCCAAG GTGCGCCTGGCCCTGATTGCTACAGACTATTTGCTGAACACGGTGCAGGAACACGAGTACGTGAAGCTCAGTGGCCCATGCCAGTCTCTTATCACCAATGCCCTCAGGCTAAGGTACAGCCTCAACATGAATGGACCCTCTGCCTCTGATTTTAAGAACCCGCTGACCAGGCCCCGCCTTCCATACAACATCTTATTTGCTATTGGAGGCTGGAGTGGGAGGAGCCCGACCAGTGCCATTGAGGTGTACGACGTGCAAGCAGACCGATGGACAGAATTTGAAGGGCACAGTCCCAGAGCATATCACGGGGCAGTGTTCTTGGGCGGATTCATCTATGTCATGGGCGGCTTTGACAGTGCGGACTATTTTAACTCAGTGAAAAGGTTCAGTTTGGCCCAGAAGACCTGGGAGGAGGTGTCCCCCATGCACACCCGCCGGTGTTACCTGAGTGTGGCGGTGCTGGATGGATATATCTATGCCATGGGGGGGTTTGATGGCTACGTGCGACTCAACACAGCGGAGAGATATGAACCCCACACCAACCAGTGGTCACTAATTGGCACCATGCACGAGCAGAGGAGCGATGCCAGCGCCACCGTGCTACACGCAAAG GTCTATATATGTGGGGGCTTCAATGGCAACGAATGCCTGTCCACAGCCGAGGTCTATAGCCCTGACACCAACCAGTGGACCCTGATTGCGCCAATGAGCAGCAGGCGGAGTGGAGTGGGCGTGATCACCTTTGGGAACCAGATATATGCG GTGGGCGGCTTTGATGGGAGCGACCGATTAAACAGCGCCGAGTATTACGACCCGGCCTATAACAGCTGGAGCGACGCCCCACCCATGTTCAACACTCGAAGTAACTTTGGCATCGAAGTGCTGGGCAATCGCCTCTATGTAATGGGAGGTTTCAACGGGGCCACCACCACCTGTAACGTGGAGTATCTGGATGAGAAAGCCAACGAGTGGTTTGATGCCACCGACATGAGCGTATTCCGTAGTGCCCTCAGCTGCTGTGTACTACCCGGAGTGCCCGACGTATGGGACTTTCTGCAGCGCCCTGACCACCTCCAGTCAAGTCCTGACCAATAA
- the LOC108704636 gene encoding zinc finger protein 271 → MMEAQKWPEVSAESTLNGSAVRCMQEPPWESSNALNEDAKGIKEKENPLECPLCAKRFRQRQNLVKHQRIHTGERPYSCRQCGKSFIQKQHLTKHERLHTGERPFTCQVCGRGFSLKHNLKTHQRIHTGEKPYPCALCNKSFSRRENLHVHQKNHQGKCVPEVTAQLGTMPEATLLAYMYPQRQATIPTYIYSKDKATITACAYPVGPQIKPAPVYPLIKAACVYPEGPNIKAACVYPMEQKEQTGHVSTEGLEMKQPQVYPTGPEVKLACVDPSINIAGVCPEGPEIKPVFVYTGSQQTIPTEIRLMLESWKYEMPSETSESPQREEFGLSARPYICPQCGKRFSRIEIFVNHYKMHIGIKPYPCPECGRRFVQRHLLTKHLGVHSGDRPHSCSQCGKGFHLQIGLCKHQNVHHREKPFLCSQCGKKFASEPIYRSHWRIHSKCQASQDSVDSSGKSPPSVMERLSLPEGFHLNRLFIPHRLLPHVKGFKCNVCARMFQHKHTLISHLNIHSRERPFPCLKCGRKFTQKPHLTDHLRLHRGKKGYNCPRCGKMFNIEHNLTSHWSTHKPRRPYVCPDCGKAFHHDWSLVKHQRSHRTAKGKPCTSEIDRLISTSVTESEKIQVQQDTLQGPKQYSCPVCGLCFRRQVSLYQHELSHKGRTPIMCTPKQDNVQQSKKRDHVCNQLAQTFQGEQQLSSHHPTHPRGKPYPCDMCPRSFCLERSLVSHKKTHRTEKRPPNRRPHNTNPPAVLTNRNPTNEHPKTTGSGGAGVMPSVQICHVFPCSVCGKVFKWRQALVKHLRIHSGERPYPCHQCGKSFRQRQHLKKHLRLHTGEKPFTCQECGHSFSLKHNLHTHQRTHTGEKPYACIQCDKKFTRRSILLTHLKSHGLTVPETIPKEHSYNLYPQNVMPMGQVEIEVELDVP, encoded by the coding sequence ATGATGGAAGCTCAGAAATGGCCAGAGGTCTCAGCTGAGAGTACACTAAATGGAAGTGCTGTGAGGTGCATGCAGGAGCCTCCGTGGGAAAGTAGTAATGCACTGAATGAAGATGCCAAGGGTatcaaggagaaggaaaacccATTAGAGTGCCCGCTGTGTGCAAAACGTTTCAGGCAGAGGCAGAACCTGGTGAAGCACCAGCGGATACACACTGGCGAGCGACCCTACAGCTGTAGGCAGTGTGGGAAGAGCTTCATCCAGAAGCAGCACCTCACCAAGCACGAGAGACTACACACCGGGGAGAGACCCTTTACCTGCCAGGTGTGTGGCCGGGGCTTCAGCCTCAAACACAACCTTAAGACCCATCAGAGGattcacactggagagaaaccttATCCTTGCGCCCTGTGCAACAAGAGCTTTAGCCGCAGGGAGAACCTTCATGTGCACCAGAAGAACCATCAGGGAAAGTGTGTGCCAGAGGTTACAGCTCAGCTTGGTACCATGCCCGAGGCCACACTACTAGCCTATATGTACCCTCAGCGCCAGGCAACAATACCAACCTACATTTATTCCAAGGACAAGGCAACAATAACAGCCTGTGCctacccagtgggcccccagatAAAGCCTGCCCCTGTCTACCCTCTGATAAAAGCAGCTTGTGTCTACCCTGAGGGGCCCAATATAAAAGCAGCTTGTGTCTACCCCATGGAACAGAAGGAACAAACAGGCCATGTCTCCACCGAGGGTCTAGAGATGAAACAACCTCAGGTGTACCCTACGGGCCCCGAGGTAAAACTGGCTTGTGTCGATCCTAGTATAAATATAGCTGGTGTTTGCCCTGAGGGCCCGGAGATAAAACCGGTTTTCGTCTATACAGGGAGCCAGCAGACCATACCTACTGAGATCAGGCTGATgctggaaagctggaaatatGAGATGCCCAGCGAGACCTCTGAGAGCCCACAGAGAGAGGAGTTTGGACTGAGTGCCAGGCCATACATATGTCCCCAGTGTGGAAAGCGATTCAGCAGAATAGAGATTTTTGTCAACCATTACAAGATGCATATTGGCATAAAGCCCTACCCCTGCCCCGAATGTGGACGACGGTTTGTACAGAGGCACCTCCTGACCAAACATCTTGGTGTGCACTCAGGAGACAGGCCTCATAGCTGCAGCCAATGTGGGAAAGGCTTTCATTTACAAATCGGCTTGTGTAAGCATCAGAACGTCCACCACCGGGAGAAACCATTCTTATGTTCTCAGTGCGGCAAGAAATTTGCAAGCGAGCCCATATACCGATCCCACTGGAGGATTCACTCAAAATGCCAAGCATCTCAAGACTCTGTGGATTCCAGTGGCAAATCTCCACCTAGTGTGATGGAACGACTGTCTCTCCCTGAAGGCTTTCACCTAAACCGTCTCTTTATCCCTCACAGGCTGTTGCCACATGTGAAAGGCTTCAAGTGCAATGTGTGTGCTAGAATGTTCCAGCACAAGCACACTCTCATCAGCCACCTCAACATTCACTCTAGAGAGAGGCCCTTCCCATGCCTGAAGTGTGGGAGAAAATTCACCCAGAAGCCACACTTGACCGACCATCTAAGGCTGCACAGGGGCAAAAAAGGCTACAACTGCCCACGATGTGGAAAGATGTTCAATATTGAGCACAACCTGACCAGTCACTGGAGCACCCACAAACCACGGAGACCATATGTCTGTCCTGACTGTGGGAAGGCTTTCCATCATGACTGGAGTCTTGTAAAGCACCAGAGAAGCCATAGGACAGCCAAAGGCAAACCATGTACTAGTGAGATAGATAGGCTCATCTCAACCTCAGTCACAGAAAGTGAGAAGATCCAGGTCCAACAGGATACCTTGCAGGGGCCCAAGCAGTACTCCTGCCCTGTGTGTGGACTCTGCTTTAGAAGACAAGTGTCTTTGTATCAGCATGAATTGTCTCATAAAGGTAGGACACCCATTATGTGCACACCCAAGCAGGACAACGTACAGCAGTCTAAGAAAAGAGATCATGTATGCAATCAGCTTGCCCAAACATTTCAGGGGGAACAGCAACTGAGCAGCCATCACCCCACTCACCCTAGGGGGAAACCATACCCTTGTGACATGTGCCCCCGAAGCTTCTGCCTGGAACGAAGCCTCGTCAGTCACAAAAAGACCCATAGGACAGAGAAGCGCCCCCCTAACCGCAGACCTCATAATACAAACCCTCCAGCAGTGCTAACCAATCGCAACCCCACAAATGAACATCCCAAAACCACTGGAAGTGGAGGCGCAGGAGTTATGCCCTCTGTGCAGATCTGCCATGTTTTCCCTTGTTCAGTATGTGGGAAAGTGTTCAAATGGCGGCAGGCGCTGGTCAAACATCTACGGATCCATTCTGGGGAGAGGCCATACCCTTGTCATCAGTGTGGCAAAAGCTTCAGGCAGAGGCAGCACCTCAAAAAACATTTAAGGCTACATActggggagaaacccttcacctGTCAGGAGTGTGGCCACAGCTTCAGCCTGAAGCATAACCTGCACACTCACCAGAGAAcccacactggagagaaaccataTGCCTGCATCCAGTGTGACAAAAAATTCACCCGCCGTAGCATCCTCCTCACTCACCTAAAGTCCCACGGCTTGACTGTGCCCGAAACCATCCCCAAAGAGCACTCCTACAATCTGTACCCTCAAAATGTCATGCCAATGGGACAAGTAGAAATAGAGGTGGAGCTTGATGTCCCCTGA